One region of Catenuloplanes indicus genomic DNA includes:
- a CDS encoding non-ribosomal peptide synthetase/type I polyketide synthase, with amino-acid sequence MSHSLDATSPEQAEKIAIVGIGCRLPGGASDHRSFWSNLIDGKDCITDTPADRYDVGTLGSRDKTKPGRLVGGRGGYIDGMAEFDPAFFGISPREAEHMDPQQRKLLEVAWEALEDGGQIPGELAGTDVGVFVGAFTLDYKILQFADLSFETLAAHTATGTMMTMVSNRISYCFDFRGPSLSIDTACSSSLVAVHLARQSLLRGESRVALAGGTLLHLTPQYTIAETKGGFLSPEGRSRTFDASANGYVRAEGVGVVVLKRLSDALRDGDPIHAVITGSGVNQDGHSNGITVPNADAQTALIERVCAEAGITPGNLQYIEAHGTSTPVGDPIEANALSRALSIGRAPGERCYVGSVKTNIGHTESAAGVAGLIKTALALKHRVIPPHINLERLNPAIDEASLSFEIPTAPVPWPAHTGPARAGVNSFGFGGTNAHVLLEEAPERAVPAPAAVPPGHTILPLTARDPAVLPRLAADIHAELAGGTDLAGLGYTLARRRQHHDARLSIVYSSRESLDEALGAYVRGEPHPRVLTGQRRDPADQRLVWVFTGMGPQWWAMGRELFETESVYRATVERCDWVFRRLTGWSLVDELNADEADSNMAETWLAQPANFAVQIGLAALWRSYGIRPDAVVGHSTGEVAAFYEAGVYSLEDAVRVVVHRSRLQQKLVGTGTMLAAGLTEAEARARVLPYGDRISVAAVNSPGAVTLAGDEDALAELAGALQAEQTFAKFLSVRVPYHSARMEAIKDELLSSLAGLAPRPARVPLYLTGTDGIADGPELDADYWWRNVRDTVRFGAAADRLIGDGYRLFLEIGPHPVLGHSIQECLAARDTHGRTLPSIRRAENEPERMLTSLAALHNEGFPIAWDVLQPAGTQVPLPRYPFKTDRYWVEPAPVAQIRLGRRDHQLLGRRMATTGPVWEAKLDTEAAPYLDDHRIQGNVVFPAAGYLEMAVQAARAITGGGRATLTGVELRKALFLPGGETRTVQTSVAAEDGGFTVASLTADGAEPAVHATGVLTAGRPHDGTPPLDVAAVRGRTTTHLHAAECYAGLAAHGYQYGPAFQAIAEVWIGPDEALARLRPPAALDGTAADFHAHPALLDAAFQTLLTPQLLESGADGERRTGIRLPLSIGEVSLDAFGDRELWVHATIVRHDADELVGDLGIYAADGTPLGTVGAFRAADVEKASSAVSVATIDGWLTEPVWLPLPELPDAAPVTGDRWLVLADGTGLAEEFAGLVTARGGHCHLVRPGTAFRTDHDHSVVRPDSAEDLRRVLDGLRAGGGPAGHVLHLWNLDLPDFGTSTAADLPGGGALGAYSLVALAQALSGEEPGGRLHVVTRGSQPVDGTGVTQPAGAPAWGVARVLRDQELTGHRGKLVDLGAAGAGPRAEAAALLRELAHDDEDEVALRGEHRFTSRLRPADGLHRPLPLRLRPDGAYLVTGAFGALGRLLCRTLVRRGARRLVLAGRTPVPPREQWDDAGWDDATRDRIAFLTGLEELGCQPVVARVDVTDERALTGWLDEYRRRRSAPIRGVFHLAGQVRDVRVGQMDRDAFDAAYDPKVIGAYLLHRHLGDEPLDHFVLFASVASLLTTAGQTNYAAGNAFLDALAHHRRATGRPALSLDWGPWATGMIEELGLVDHYRNSRGMHSLSPAAGMAVLERVAGADRAQLLVATVVNWPVFLSWYDRPPALVAELAASAAQTPATDHGGFLEEFRDAGDEDRRRMLTERFVAVVADVLRTPADAIDLSAGVTALGLDSLLAMELRARITAELHVALPVVALLSGASVTDLIGQAHQGLIEVLDAGDVTAADVTVHADEARYPLTQNQNALWFLKQLDPDGFAYNIGGAVEVRVAIEPDLMFEAVRVLIARHPSLRANFLMEQGRPVQRISVEPRADVALFDVRDAEWDDVYQAIIREYRRPYDLEHDPLLRFRLFRRDDDRWIIMKAVHHIISDAISTFTFIEELLAVYEGLRRKEPVTLPPVRSSYLGFLNWQSRFLASPQAKRSLDYWTAHLPAEVPALNLTTDHPRPAVQTHNGASEFFTLDPELSARVHATAREHNVTPFMVLLSAYYVLLHRYSGQDDVIVGSPVTGRTQEEFASVYGYFVNPLPLRANLAGDPSVGELLAQVRSTVLNGLDNQEYPFVLLVEQLGLQHDPSRSAVFQAMFILLTHKVATEKYGYRLEYIELPEEEGQFDLTLSVYEEEADGRFHCVFKYNTDLFRPETIARISGHYVRLLDSLTAAPAGTPITALDMLADDERERILDRWSGAGRRAGYDRPVHELVVAAAAARPEAEAVVSGPAERLTYAALERRSRALAHRLRDLGVRTGTVVALCQDKSADLITSILAVLRAGGAYLPLDPGYPAERLAYMVEHAGAALVLADEAGREHLTGPALDVSALLAEAETGAPLDVRVGLDDPAYVIYTSGSTGVPKPVRVTHRNLAAVYAGWRDEYRLADDVRVHLQMAGVAFDVFTGDLVRALCSGGSLVLAGRDLLLDTARLYRTMTEERVDCGEFVPAVVRGLLAHCEREGLRLDFMRLLVVGSDVWKVEEYERLRAVCGTGTRVVNSYGLTEATIDTTCFEGPADGLEPGRMVPIGRPFPNSAVYLLDPHGEPVPPGVPGELWVGGDGVSDGYPGDQEQTARRFVTRTLSRRPGAAAVRLYRTGDLGRWDADGVLHLLGRADNQVKVRGHRIETGEVESHLLSRPEVADAVVVVRPDATGEPALCAYWVPAAGGSVAGARQVRRWLADRLPNFMIPTHVMALDVLPLTPNGKVDTAALPAPRAEIGDGEPEPPVTLYEVRMAAHWREMLGCEPDLRLDFFEAGGTSIKLVELIYRLRQEFNIEIQVSRLFRITTLRGMAGTVEQIVTGRLSGGQPYLTFNPEAGPALFCFPPAGGHGLVYRQLAAQLPELGIVGFNHLGGDDRVARYADLVERLRPDGPCPLLGYSLGGNLAFEVAKELEGRGRTVPHVIIVDSYRVAETFEFGPEQFAAFERELAEHLFRHTGSEIVARETREQAREYIEFCSRTPNTGTVAATVTVLSDQDKTAFYAAGERGSWAGASAHRDELLTGSGTHAEMLDLEHAARNAALIRQVLGAPS; translated from the coding sequence ATGAGCCACTCCCTTGACGCCACGTCCCCGGAGCAGGCCGAGAAGATCGCCATCGTCGGCATCGGCTGCCGGCTGCCGGGCGGGGCCTCGGACCACCGGTCGTTCTGGAGCAACCTGATCGACGGAAAGGACTGCATCACCGACACTCCCGCGGACCGGTACGACGTCGGCACGCTCGGCAGCCGGGACAAGACCAAACCGGGCCGGCTGGTCGGCGGGCGAGGCGGCTACATCGACGGGATGGCCGAGTTCGACCCGGCCTTCTTCGGGATCAGCCCGCGCGAGGCCGAGCACATGGATCCGCAGCAGCGCAAGCTGCTGGAGGTCGCCTGGGAGGCGCTGGAGGACGGCGGGCAGATCCCGGGCGAGCTGGCCGGCACGGACGTGGGCGTCTTCGTCGGCGCGTTCACGCTGGACTACAAGATCCTCCAGTTCGCCGACCTCAGCTTCGAGACGCTGGCGGCGCACACCGCGACCGGCACGATGATGACGATGGTCTCGAACCGGATCTCGTACTGCTTCGACTTCCGCGGGCCCAGCCTGTCGATCGACACCGCGTGCAGCTCCTCCCTCGTCGCGGTGCACCTGGCCCGGCAGAGCCTGCTGCGCGGCGAGAGCCGGGTCGCGCTGGCCGGCGGCACGCTGCTGCACCTGACTCCGCAGTACACGATCGCCGAGACCAAGGGCGGATTCCTGTCACCGGAGGGCCGCTCGCGCACCTTCGACGCGTCCGCGAACGGCTACGTACGGGCGGAGGGGGTCGGGGTCGTGGTGCTGAAACGACTGTCCGACGCGCTGCGTGACGGCGACCCGATCCACGCGGTGATCACCGGCAGCGGCGTCAACCAGGACGGCCACAGCAACGGCATCACGGTCCCGAACGCGGACGCCCAGACCGCGCTGATCGAGCGGGTCTGCGCCGAGGCCGGCATCACCCCGGGAAACCTGCAGTACATCGAGGCGCACGGCACCTCCACCCCGGTCGGTGATCCGATCGAGGCGAACGCGCTCAGCCGCGCGCTGTCCATCGGCCGGGCCCCGGGCGAGCGCTGCTACGTGGGCTCGGTCAAGACGAACATCGGGCACACCGAGTCGGCCGCGGGCGTCGCCGGTCTGATCAAGACCGCACTGGCGCTCAAGCACCGGGTCATCCCGCCGCACATCAACCTCGAGCGGCTCAACCCCGCGATCGACGAGGCGTCCCTGTCGTTCGAGATCCCCACCGCGCCGGTCCCCTGGCCGGCGCACACGGGACCGGCCCGCGCCGGGGTCAACTCGTTCGGCTTCGGCGGCACCAATGCGCACGTGCTGCTGGAGGAGGCCCCGGAGCGCGCCGTCCCCGCCCCGGCCGCGGTGCCGCCGGGCCACACGATCCTGCCGCTGACCGCCCGCGACCCGGCCGTGCTGCCGCGACTCGCCGCCGACATCCACGCAGAACTGGCCGGCGGCACCGACCTGGCCGGCCTCGGCTACACGCTGGCCCGCCGCCGTCAGCACCACGACGCCCGGCTGTCGATCGTCTACTCCTCCCGCGAGTCGCTGGACGAGGCGCTGGGCGCGTACGTGCGCGGCGAGCCGCATCCCCGGGTCCTCACCGGCCAGCGCCGCGACCCGGCGGACCAGCGCCTGGTGTGGGTGTTCACCGGCATGGGCCCGCAGTGGTGGGCGATGGGCCGCGAGCTGTTCGAGACCGAGTCCGTCTACCGGGCCACCGTCGAGCGGTGCGACTGGGTGTTCCGGCGGCTGACCGGCTGGTCGCTGGTGGACGAGCTGAACGCGGACGAGGCCGACTCGAACATGGCGGAGACCTGGCTGGCCCAGCCGGCGAACTTCGCGGTCCAGATCGGGCTCGCCGCGCTGTGGCGCAGCTACGGCATCCGCCCGGACGCCGTCGTCGGGCACAGCACCGGCGAGGTGGCCGCGTTCTACGAGGCCGGCGTCTACTCGCTGGAGGACGCGGTGCGGGTGGTCGTGCACCGCAGCCGGCTGCAGCAGAAGCTGGTCGGCACCGGCACCATGCTCGCGGCCGGCCTGACCGAGGCGGAGGCGCGGGCGCGGGTGCTGCCCTACGGCGACCGGATCTCGGTGGCCGCGGTCAACAGCCCCGGCGCGGTCACGCTCGCCGGCGACGAGGACGCCCTGGCCGAGCTGGCCGGCGCGCTCCAGGCGGAGCAGACCTTCGCCAAGTTCCTCTCGGTCCGGGTGCCGTACCACAGCGCGCGGATGGAGGCGATCAAGGACGAGCTGCTCTCCTCGCTCGCCGGGCTGGCACCGCGCCCGGCCCGGGTGCCGCTCTACCTGACCGGGACGGACGGCATCGCCGACGGCCCGGAGCTCGACGCCGATTACTGGTGGCGGAACGTGCGCGACACCGTTCGCTTCGGCGCCGCGGCCGACCGGCTGATCGGCGACGGGTACCGGCTCTTCCTGGAGATCGGCCCGCATCCGGTGCTCGGCCACTCGATCCAGGAGTGCCTGGCCGCGCGCGACACCCACGGCCGGACGCTGCCGTCGATCCGGCGTGCCGAGAACGAGCCGGAACGGATGCTCACGTCACTGGCCGCGCTGCACAACGAGGGTTTCCCGATCGCCTGGGACGTCCTCCAGCCGGCCGGCACGCAGGTGCCGCTGCCCCGGTACCCGTTCAAGACCGACCGCTACTGGGTGGAGCCGGCCCCGGTCGCCCAGATCCGGCTCGGCCGGCGCGACCACCAGCTGCTCGGCCGGCGGATGGCCACCACCGGTCCGGTCTGGGAGGCGAAGCTGGACACCGAGGCCGCGCCCTACCTCGACGATCACCGTATCCAGGGCAACGTCGTCTTCCCGGCCGCCGGCTACCTGGAGATGGCGGTGCAGGCGGCCCGCGCGATCACCGGCGGGGGCCGGGCCACGCTGACCGGCGTCGAGCTGCGCAAGGCGCTGTTCCTGCCCGGCGGCGAGACCCGGACCGTGCAGACCAGCGTCGCCGCGGAGGACGGCGGATTCACGGTGGCCTCGCTCACCGCGGACGGCGCCGAACCCGCGGTGCACGCCACCGGGGTGCTGACCGCCGGCCGGCCGCACGACGGCACACCGCCGCTGGACGTCGCGGCCGTCCGCGGGCGCACCACGACGCACCTGCACGCCGCGGAGTGCTACGCCGGGCTCGCCGCGCACGGTTACCAGTACGGCCCGGCGTTCCAGGCCATCGCGGAGGTGTGGATCGGCCCGGACGAGGCGTTGGCACGGCTCCGGCCACCCGCCGCGCTGGACGGCACCGCGGCGGATTTCCACGCACATCCGGCGCTGCTCGACGCCGCGTTCCAGACGCTGCTGACCCCGCAACTGCTGGAGTCCGGCGCGGACGGCGAGCGGCGGACCGGCATCCGGCTGCCGTTGTCCATCGGCGAGGTCAGCCTGGACGCGTTCGGCGACCGCGAGCTGTGGGTGCACGCCACGATCGTCCGGCATGACGCCGACGAGCTGGTCGGCGACCTGGGGATCTACGCGGCGGACGGCACGCCGCTGGGCACGGTCGGCGCCTTCCGGGCCGCGGACGTGGAGAAGGCGTCGTCGGCGGTGAGCGTCGCCACGATCGACGGCTGGCTGACCGAACCGGTGTGGCTGCCGCTGCCGGAGCTGCCCGACGCGGCACCGGTGACCGGCGACCGGTGGCTGGTCCTGGCCGACGGCACCGGCCTGGCGGAGGAGTTCGCCGGCCTGGTCACCGCGCGGGGCGGGCACTGCCACCTGGTCCGGCCCGGCACCGCCTTCCGGACCGATCACGATCATTCGGTGGTACGGCCGGACTCCGCCGAGGACCTGCGCCGCGTGCTCGACGGCCTGCGTGCCGGCGGCGGACCGGCCGGGCACGTCCTGCACCTGTGGAACCTGGACCTGCCGGACTTCGGCACGAGCACCGCCGCGGACCTGCCCGGCGGCGGCGCGCTCGGCGCCTACTCGCTCGTCGCGCTCGCCCAGGCACTGTCCGGCGAGGAGCCCGGTGGCCGGTTGCACGTCGTGACCCGGGGCAGCCAGCCGGTGGACGGCACCGGCGTGACGCAGCCGGCCGGCGCGCCGGCCTGGGGCGTCGCCCGGGTCCTGCGGGATCAGGAGCTGACCGGGCACCGCGGGAAGCTCGTGGATCTCGGCGCCGCGGGTGCGGGCCCGCGCGCCGAGGCGGCGGCGCTGCTGCGCGAGCTCGCCCACGACGACGAGGACGAGGTCGCGCTGCGCGGCGAGCACCGGTTCACCAGCCGGCTGCGGCCGGCGGACGGGCTGCACCGCCCGCTGCCGCTACGACTGCGCCCGGACGGCGCCTACCTGGTCACCGGCGCGTTCGGTGCGCTCGGCCGGCTGCTGTGCCGGACGCTCGTCCGCCGCGGCGCCCGCCGCCTCGTCCTGGCCGGCCGCACGCCGGTGCCGCCCCGCGAGCAGTGGGACGACGCCGGGTGGGACGACGCGACCCGGGACCGGATCGCGTTCCTGACCGGCCTGGAGGAGCTCGGCTGCCAGCCGGTGGTGGCCCGGGTGGACGTCACCGACGAGCGGGCGCTGACCGGCTGGCTGGACGAGTACCGGCGGCGGCGATCCGCACCGATCCGCGGCGTGTTCCACCTCGCCGGCCAGGTCCGCGACGTCCGCGTCGGGCAGATGGACCGGGACGCGTTCGACGCCGCGTACGACCCGAAGGTGATCGGCGCCTACCTGCTGCACCGGCACCTCGGCGACGAGCCGCTCGACCACTTCGTGCTGTTCGCGTCCGTCGCGTCGCTGCTGACCACGGCCGGCCAGACGAACTACGCCGCCGGCAACGCGTTCCTCGACGCGCTCGCCCACCACCGGCGGGCGACCGGCCGCCCGGCGCTGAGCCTGGACTGGGGGCCGTGGGCCACCGGCATGATCGAGGAGCTGGGCCTCGTCGACCACTACCGGAACAGCCGCGGCATGCACTCGCTGTCGCCGGCCGCCGGGATGGCGGTGCTCGAGCGGGTCGCGGGAGCGGACCGCGCGCAGTTGCTGGTCGCGACGGTGGTCAACTGGCCGGTCTTCCTGTCCTGGTACGACCGCCCGCCCGCGCTCGTGGCCGAGCTGGCCGCGAGCGCCGCCCAGACGCCGGCCACCGACCACGGCGGCTTCCTGGAGGAGTTCCGCGACGCAGGCGACGAGGACCGGCGGCGGATGCTCACCGAGCGGTTCGTCGCGGTGGTGGCCGACGTGCTCCGCACCCCCGCGGACGCGATCGACCTGTCGGCCGGCGTCACCGCGCTCGGCCTCGACTCGCTGCTCGCGATGGAGCTGCGCGCCCGGATCACGGCCGAGCTGCACGTCGCCCTGCCGGTGGTCGCGCTGCTCAGCGGCGCCTCGGTCACCGACCTGATCGGGCAGGCGCACCAGGGCCTGATCGAGGTGCTGGACGCCGGGGACGTCACCGCCGCGGACGTGACCGTCCACGCGGACGAGGCCAGATATCCGCTCACGCAGAACCAGAACGCGCTGTGGTTCCTCAAGCAGCTCGACCCGGACGGTTTCGCCTACAACATCGGCGGGGCGGTCGAGGTCCGGGTGGCGATCGAGCCGGACCTGATGTTCGAGGCGGTGCGGGTGCTCATCGCCCGGCACCCCAGCCTGCGGGCGAACTTCCTGATGGAGCAGGGCCGGCCGGTGCAGCGCATCTCCGTGGAGCCGCGGGCCGACGTGGCCCTGTTCGACGTACGGGACGCGGAGTGGGACGACGTCTACCAGGCGATCATCCGGGAGTACCGGCGCCCGTACGACCTGGAGCACGACCCGCTGCTGCGCTTCCGGCTGTTCCGGCGCGACGACGACCGGTGGATCATCATGAAGGCCGTCCACCACATCATCTCGGACGCCATCTCCACGTTCACGTTCATCGAGGAGCTGCTGGCCGTCTACGAGGGACTGCGCCGCAAGGAGCCGGTGACGCTGCCGCCGGTGCGGTCCTCGTACCTCGGCTTCCTGAACTGGCAGTCCCGGTTCCTGGCGAGCCCGCAGGCGAAGCGCTCGCTCGACTACTGGACGGCGCACCTGCCGGCCGAGGTGCCGGCGCTCAACCTGACCACCGACCATCCGCGGCCGGCCGTGCAGACCCACAACGGCGCGTCCGAGTTCTTCACGCTCGACCCGGAGCTCAGCGCGCGGGTGCACGCCACCGCGCGGGAGCACAACGTCACGCCGTTCATGGTGCTGCTCTCCGCCTACTACGTGCTGCTGCACCGGTACAGCGGGCAGGACGACGTGATCGTGGGCAGCCCGGTGACCGGCCGTACCCAGGAGGAGTTCGCCTCGGTCTACGGCTACTTCGTCAACCCGCTGCCGCTGCGGGCGAATCTGGCCGGTGACCCGTCCGTCGGTGAGCTGCTGGCCCAGGTGCGCTCGACCGTCCTCAACGGACTGGACAATCAGGAGTACCCGTTCGTGCTGCTGGTGGAGCAGCTCGGCCTGCAGCACGACCCGAGCCGGTCGGCCGTCTTCCAGGCGATGTTCATCCTGCTCACGCACAAGGTCGCGACGGAGAAGTACGGATACCGGCTGGAGTACATCGAGCTGCCGGAGGAGGAGGGCCAGTTCGACCTGACGCTGTCCGTCTACGAGGAGGAGGCGGACGGGCGGTTCCACTGCGTGTTCAAGTACAACACCGACCTGTTCCGGCCGGAGACGATCGCGCGGATCTCCGGGCACTACGTGCGGCTGCTGGACTCGCTGACCGCCGCGCCCGCGGGCACGCCGATCACCGCGCTGGACATGCTCGCGGACGACGAACGGGAGCGGATCCTCGACCGCTGGAGCGGCGCCGGCCGGCGGGCCGGGTACGACCGGCCGGTGCACGAGCTGGTGGTCGCGGCCGCCGCGGCCCGGCCCGAGGCGGAGGCGGTCGTGTCCGGTCCGGCGGAGCGGCTGACCTACGCGGCGCTGGAGCGCCGGTCCCGGGCGCTCGCCCATCGGCTGCGCGACCTCGGCGTCCGGACCGGCACGGTGGTCGCGCTGTGCCAGGACAAGTCCGCGGACCTGATCACGTCGATCCTCGCGGTTCTCCGGGCCGGCGGCGCCTACCTGCCGCTGGACCCCGGATACCCGGCGGAGCGCCTCGCCTACATGGTGGAGCACGCCGGTGCGGCGCTCGTGCTCGCCGACGAGGCCGGCCGGGAGCACCTGACCGGCCCGGCGCTGGACGTGTCCGCGCTGCTGGCCGAGGCGGAGACCGGCGCACCACTCGACGTGCGGGTGGGACTGGACGATCCGGCCTACGTCATCTACACCTCCGGGTCGACGGGCGTGCCGAAACCGGTCCGGGTCACCCACCGCAACCTGGCCGCCGTGTACGCCGGCTGGCGCGACGAGTACCGGCTGGCCGACGACGTCCGGGTGCACCTGCAGATGGCCGGCGTCGCGTTCGACGTCTTCACCGGCGACCTGGTCCGCGCGCTCTGCTCCGGCGGCAGCCTGGTGCTGGCCGGCCGGGATCTGCTGCTCGACACCGCCCGCCTGTACCGCACGATGACCGAGGAACGGGTCGACTGCGGCGAGTTCGTGCCCGCGGTCGTCCGCGGCCTGCTCGCCCACTGCGAGCGGGAGGGGCTGCGGCTGGACTTCATGCGCCTGCTGGTGGTCGGCTCGGACGTCTGGAAGGTGGAGGAGTACGAGCGGCTGCGCGCGGTCTGCGGTACCGGCACCCGGGTGGTCAACTCGTACGGGCTGACCGAGGCGACGATCGACACCACCTGCTTTGAGGGCCCGGCGGACGGGCTGGAGCCGGGCCGGATGGTGCCGATCGGCCGCCCCTTCCCGAACAGCGCGGTCTACCTGCTCGACCCGCACGGTGAGCCGGTGCCGCCCGGCGTCCCCGGTGAGCTCTGGGTCGGCGGGGACGGCGTGTCGGACGGCTATCCGGGCGACCAGGAGCAGACCGCGCGGCGCTTCGTCACCCGGACGCTGAGCCGTCGCCCGGGCGCGGCCGCGGTGCGCCTCTACCGCACCGGTGACCTGGGCCGGTGGGACGCCGACGGGGTCCTGCACCTGCTCGGCCGCGCCGACAACCAGGTGAAGGTGCGCGGCCACCGGATCGAGACCGGCGAGGTGGAGTCACACCTGCTGAGCCGGCCGGAGGTGGCGGACGCGGTGGTCGTGGTCCGGCCGGACGCCACCGGCGAGCCCGCGCTGTGCGCCTACTGGGTGCCGGCGGCCGGCGGGTCCGTGGCCGGCGCGCGGCAGGTGCGGCGATGGCTCGCCGACCGGCTGCCGAACTTCATGATCCCCACGCACGTCATGGCGCTGGACGTGCTGCCGCTGACCCCGAACGGCAAGGTCGACACGGCCGCGCTGCCGGCACCGCGCGCGGAGATCGGGGACGGCGAGCCGGAGCCGCCGGTCACGCTGTACGAGGTGCGGATGGCCGCGCACTGGCGGGAGATGCTCGGCTGCGAGCCCGATCTGCGGCTGGACTTCTTCGAGGCCGGCGGCACGTCGATCAAGCTCGTCGAGCTGATCTACCGGCTCCGGCAGGAGTTCAACATCGAGATCCAGGTGAGCCGGCTGTTCCGGATCACCACGCTGCGCGGCATGGCCGGCACGGTCGAGCAGATCGTCACCGGGCGGCTCAGCGGCGGGCAGCCGTACCTGACGTTCAATCCCGAGGCCGGCCCGGCGCTGTTCTGCTTCCCGCCGGCCGGTGGGCACGGGCTGGTGTACCGCCAGCTCGCGGCGCAGTTGCCGGAACTGGGCATCGTCGGGTTCAACCACCTGGGCGGGGACGACCGGGTGGCCCGCTACGCGGATCTGGTGGAGCGGCTCCGGCCGGACGGCCCGTGCCCGCTCCTCGGCTACTCGCTCGGCGGGAACCTGGCCTTCGAGGTGGCGAAGGAGCTGGAGGGCCGGGGCCGGACCGTACCGCACGTGATCATCGTCGACTCGTACCGGGTCGCGGAGACGTTCGAGTTCGGGCCGGAACAGTTCGCGGCGTTCGAGCGCGAGCTCGCCGAGCACCTGTTCCGGCACACCGGGTCGGAGATCGTGGCGCGCGAGACCCGGGAGCAGGCCCGCGAGTACATCGAGTTCTGCAGCCGCACGCCGAACACCGGCACGGTGGCGGCGACCGTCACGGTGCTCAGCGACCAGGACAAGACCGCGTTCTACGCGGCCGGCGAGCGGGGTAGCTGGGCCGGCGCGTCGGCACACCGGGACGAGTTGCTGACCGGGTCCGGTACGCACGCCGAGATGCTCGACCTGGAGCACGCCGCCCGCAACGCCGCACTGATCCGCCAGGTCCTGGGCGCCCCCAGCTGA
- a CDS encoding phytoene desaturase family protein produces the protein MSEEVSRRETMIIIGGGLAGLATGSYARMNGYRTRILEMHELPGGCCTSWEQGRFTFDWCVSWLLGSGPGNDMYQIWLELGALQGKQMRTFETFNNVRGRDGRTVYFYSDPDRLEAHLLEHSPADARLIREFCDGVRTFKKLLNAYPFLKPPGLMGRLERWRMLAVFLPHWNTVRKALTTLMTDYSARFKDPLLREAFNFILYERHPAFPLLPFYFQLGAHAGQTAGVPEGGSLELARSIERRYQRLGGEITYNAKVEEILVEDDRAVGVRLSDGREYHADIVVAACDGHTAVTRMLKGRYVNETYRRLYEETINEPGQTYPGYVSAFFALDRPFPDEDPCTTHLLTAEESTGLLGMGEHPSINVQFRSKHYPEHSPDRTTVVFVTYFSDVAAWRALADGPEQASRVRKGEELHTLRVRRGRAYYTAKREIRDALMELLDKRFPGFRDAVVTYDVSTPLTQIRYTANHDGSIAGWLPFVDGGEDMEKELEKNGPVLPGLSNFYLAGVWTTIGGLIRAVASGRHVVQFICRDDGRPFTASIDDTAPEPTQLMVPVPPARTSALTSQGA, from the coding sequence ATGTCAGAAGAGGTTTCCCGGCGGGAAACAATGATCATCATCGGCGGTGGCCTGGCCGGTCTCGCCACGGGCAGCTATGCCCGGATGAACGGGTACCGGACCCGGATCCTGGAGATGCACGAACTGCCCGGCGGCTGCTGCACCTCGTGGGAGCAGGGCAGGTTCACCTTCGACTGGTGCGTGAGCTGGCTGCTCGGCAGCGGGCCGGGCAACGACATGTACCAGATCTGGCTCGAACTGGGCGCGTTGCAGGGCAAGCAGATGCGTACCTTCGAGACGTTCAACAACGTACGGGGACGGGACGGCCGGACCGTCTACTTCTACTCCGACCCGGACCGGCTGGAGGCGCACCTGCTGGAGCACTCGCCCGCGGACGCGCGGCTGATCCGCGAGTTCTGCGATGGCGTGCGCACGTTCAAGAAGCTGCTCAACGCGTACCCGTTCCTCAAGCCCCCGGGTCTGATGGGCCGGCTGGAACGCTGGCGGATGCTCGCCGTCTTCCTCCCGCACTGGAACACCGTGCGCAAGGCGCTCACCACGCTGATGACCGACTACTCCGCGAGGTTCAAGGACCCGCTGCTGCGCGAGGCGTTCAACTTCATCCTGTACGAGCGGCACCCCGCCTTCCCGCTGCTGCCGTTCTACTTCCAGCTCGGCGCGCACGCCGGGCAGACCGCCGGCGTGCCCGAGGGCGGGTCGCTGGAACTGGCCCGCTCGATCGAACGGCGCTACCAGCGGCTCGGCGGCGAGATCACCTACAACGCGAAGGTGGAGGAGATCCTGGTCGAGGACGACCGGGCGGTCGGGGTGCGGCTCAGCGACGGGCGCGAGTACCACGCGGACATCGTGGTCGCGGCCTGCGACGGCCACACCGCGGTGACCCGGATGCTGAAGGGCCGCTACGTCAACGAGACCTACCGGCGGCTCTACGAGGAGACGATCAACGAGCCCGGGCAGACCTACCCCGGTTACGTCAGCGCGTTCTTCGCCCTCGACCGGCCGTTCCCGGACGAGGACCCGTGCACCACGCACCTGCTCACCGCGGAGGAGTCCACCGGCCTGCTGGGGATGGGCGAGCATCCCAGCATCAACGTGCAGTTCCGCAGCAAGCACTACCCCGAGCACTCGCCGGACCGGACCACCGTCGTCTTCGTGACGTACTTCTCCGACGTCGCGGCCTGGCGGGCGCTGGCCGACGGCCCCGAGCAGGCCAGCCGGGTCCGCAAGGGCGAAGAGCTGCACACCCTGCGGGTACGCCGGGGCCGCGCCTACTACACGGCCAAGCGCGAGATCCGGGACGCGCTGATGGAGCTGCTGGACAAGCGTTTCCCCGGGTTCCGCGACGCGGTCGTGACCTACGACGTCTCCACGCCGCTCACCCAGATCCGCTACACCGCGAACCACGACGGCTCGATCGCCGGCTGGCTGCCGTTCGTCGACGGTGGCGAGGACATGGAGAAGGAGCTGGAGAAGAACGGGCCGGTGCTGCCCGGACTGTCCAACTTCTACCTCGCCGGCGTCTGGACCACGATCGGCGGCCTGATCCGCGCGGTCGCCAGCGGGCGGCACGTCGTCCAGTTCATCTGCCGTGACGACGGCCGGCCGTTCACCGCGAGCATCGACGACACCGCACCGGAGCCGACGCAACTCATGGTTCCCGTGCCCCCCGCGCGTACATCCGCCCTCACCAGCCAAGGAGCATGA